One stretch of Clupea harengus chromosome 2, Ch_v2.0.2, whole genome shotgun sequence DNA includes these proteins:
- the senp7 gene encoding sentrin-specific protease 7 isoform X2: MGGVKALANGKVEITDENITFPLKDFSGAGLTVDMATANLCRYSLLDAHGLQSSGLAQQGEAPPPSMLLLWVSKDQARQLHSDLSVIQPGTRPVEGSACVCVCLHESVSVLRVEQAMLASILDIVGLRLGNSQLLSPLAPSESLQAIRTSGDTTHTSGDTHLLKLLAPQDLLQGHTDAQPTASAHKEPEPIYTVLHSCHQGRYSVRIAKPGPEWIPYKHNGPVRRLIQFPPPPCKGAIGVTTEDLECLDSGQFLNDVIIDFYLKYLLVERTPKEFVEKCHVFSSFFYKQLTRRDNANEDSTSTTAEHRRHQRVKTWTRNVDIFSKDFLFVPVNQENHWYLVVICFPGLEEPQCEAFQGPAVVRASGEEGSSEAPPEPQAQEASPDAPAPSEADRETMEPIEESSSSPPDCTEKTCKRPKVCKRPCILIMDSLKLSIHKRVVKLLREYLQVEWEVRRGVCRDFSPEVMVGSSCKVPLQDNSSDCGLYLLHYAETFLQDPVVHFDLPLRLERWFPRQQVRRKRDEIRNLILRLCRFQSGMMGNVVPRGTTAAH; this comes from the exons ATGGGAGGAGTCAAGGCTCTGGCCAATGGGAAAGTGGAG ATTACAGATGAGAATATCACTTTCCCACTGAAAG ACTTCTCGGGAGCTGGCCTGACGGTTGACATGGCGACAGCAAACCTTTGCAGGTACAGCCTGTTGGACGCCCATGGACTCCAGAGCAGCGGATTGGCTCAGCAGGGGGAGGCCCCACCCCCTTCTATGCTCCTCCTATGGGTGTCTAAGGATCAGGCTCGTCAATTGCACAGTGACCTGTCAGTCATCCAGCCAGGGACACGCCCAG tggagggcagtgcgtgtgtgtgtgtgtgtctgcatgagtcCGTGTCCGTGTTGAGAGTGGAGCAGGCGATGCTGGCCTCCATCTTGGACATCGTGGGGTTAAGACTGGGGAACAGccagctcctctctcccctggccCCCTCCGAGAGCCTCCAGGCCATACGCACATCAggggacacaacacacacctcaggggacacacacctgctcaagCTGCTGGCCCCGCAGGACCTCCTCCAGGGCCACACCGACGCACAGCCAACCGCTTCCGCACACAAg gagcCTGAACCAATCTACACCGTGCTGCACAGTTGTCATCAGGGCAGGTATTCTGTGCGCATCGCCAAACCAGGGCCTGAGTGGATCCCTTACAAACACAACGGGCCCgtacgcag gttAATCCAGTTCCCCCCTCCGCCCTGTAAAGGGGCCATCGGCGTGACAACAGAAGACTTAGAATGTTTGGACAGTGGGCAGTTCCTAAATGATGTCATTATCGACTTCTACCTCAA gtatctcCTGGTTGAGAGGACTCCTAAGGAGTTTGTGGAGAAGTGTCATGTCTTCAGCAGTTTCTTCTACAAGCAGCTCACACGGAGGGACAACGCCAATGAAGACAGCACCAGCACAac AGCTGAACACCGGCGGCACCAGCGCGTGAAGACCTGGACACGGAATGTGGACATCTTCAGCAAAGACTTCCTGTTTGTACCTGTCAATCAAGA GAATCACTGGTACCTTGTGGTGATCTGTTTCCCTGGGCTGGAGGAGCCCCAGTGCGAGGCCTTCCAGGGCCCAGCGGTGGTGAGGGCGTCTGGGGAGGAGGGCTCCAGCGAGGCCCCCCCCGAGCCCCAGGCCCAGGAGGCCAGCCCAGACGCTCCTGCGCCAAGTGAAGCCGACAGAGAGACAA tggAGCCTATAGAGGAGTCCAGCTCTTCTCCTCCG GACTGCACTGAGAAAACTTGCAAAAGGCCAAAAGTATGTAAAAG gCCTTGTATCCTGATCATGGACTCTCTGAAACTGTCAATCCACAAGCGTGTCGTCAAACTTTTACGAGA gtacctGCAGGTGGAGTGGGAGGTTCGGAGAGGTGTGTGTCGTGACTTCAGTCCTGAGGTGATGGTGGGATCCAGCTGTAAAGTCCCCCTGCAGGACAACAGCAGCGACTGCGGCCTTTACCTGCTTCACTACGCAGAAACATTTTTACAG GACCCTGTCGTGCACTTTGACCTACCTCTGCGATTGGAGCGCTGGTTTCCACGGCAGCAGGTGCGGCGGAAACGGGACGAGATCCGGAACCTGATCCTGCGCCTGTGTCGCTTCCAGTCGGGcatgatgggaaatgtagttccaCGAGGAACTACGGCGGCACATTAG
- the senp7 gene encoding sentrin-specific protease 7 isoform X1, producing the protein MGGVKALANGKVEITDENITFPLKDFSGAGLTVDMATANLCRYSLLDAHGLQSSGLAQQGEAPPPSMLLLWVSKDQARQLHSDLSVIQPGTRPVEGSACVCVCLHESVSVLRVEQAMLASILDIVGLRLGNSQLLSPLAPSESLQAIRTSGDTTHTSGDTHLLKLLAPQDLLQGHTDAQPTASAHKEPEPIYTVLHSCHQGRYSVRIAKPGPEWIPYKHNGPVRRLIQFPPPPCKGAIGVTTEDLECLDSGQFLNDVIIDFYLKYLLVERTPKEFVEKCHVFSSFFYKQLTRRDNANEDSTSTTAEHRRHQRVKTWTRNVDIFSKDFLFVPVNQENHWYLVVICFPGLEEPQCEAFQGPAVVRASGEEGSSEAPPEPQAQEASPDAPAPSEADRETSTVHVEPIEESSSSPPDCTEKTCKRPKVCKRPCILIMDSLKLSIHKRVVKLLREYLQVEWEVRRGVCRDFSPEVMVGSSCKVPLQDNSSDCGLYLLHYAETFLQDPVVHFDLPLRLERWFPRQQVRRKRDEIRNLILRLCRFQSGMMGNVVPRGTTAAH; encoded by the exons ATGGGAGGAGTCAAGGCTCTGGCCAATGGGAAAGTGGAG ATTACAGATGAGAATATCACTTTCCCACTGAAAG ACTTCTCGGGAGCTGGCCTGACGGTTGACATGGCGACAGCAAACCTTTGCAGGTACAGCCTGTTGGACGCCCATGGACTCCAGAGCAGCGGATTGGCTCAGCAGGGGGAGGCCCCACCCCCTTCTATGCTCCTCCTATGGGTGTCTAAGGATCAGGCTCGTCAATTGCACAGTGACCTGTCAGTCATCCAGCCAGGGACACGCCCAG tggagggcagtgcgtgtgtgtgtgtgtgtctgcatgagtcCGTGTCCGTGTTGAGAGTGGAGCAGGCGATGCTGGCCTCCATCTTGGACATCGTGGGGTTAAGACTGGGGAACAGccagctcctctctcccctggccCCCTCCGAGAGCCTCCAGGCCATACGCACATCAggggacacaacacacacctcaggggacacacacctgctcaagCTGCTGGCCCCGCAGGACCTCCTCCAGGGCCACACCGACGCACAGCCAACCGCTTCCGCACACAAg gagcCTGAACCAATCTACACCGTGCTGCACAGTTGTCATCAGGGCAGGTATTCTGTGCGCATCGCCAAACCAGGGCCTGAGTGGATCCCTTACAAACACAACGGGCCCgtacgcag gttAATCCAGTTCCCCCCTCCGCCCTGTAAAGGGGCCATCGGCGTGACAACAGAAGACTTAGAATGTTTGGACAGTGGGCAGTTCCTAAATGATGTCATTATCGACTTCTACCTCAA gtatctcCTGGTTGAGAGGACTCCTAAGGAGTTTGTGGAGAAGTGTCATGTCTTCAGCAGTTTCTTCTACAAGCAGCTCACACGGAGGGACAACGCCAATGAAGACAGCACCAGCACAac AGCTGAACACCGGCGGCACCAGCGCGTGAAGACCTGGACACGGAATGTGGACATCTTCAGCAAAGACTTCCTGTTTGTACCTGTCAATCAAGA GAATCACTGGTACCTTGTGGTGATCTGTTTCCCTGGGCTGGAGGAGCCCCAGTGCGAGGCCTTCCAGGGCCCAGCGGTGGTGAGGGCGTCTGGGGAGGAGGGCTCCAGCGAGGCCCCCCCCGAGCCCCAGGCCCAGGAGGCCAGCCCAGACGCTCCTGCGCCAAGTGAAGCCGACAGAGAGACAAGTACAgtccacg tggAGCCTATAGAGGAGTCCAGCTCTTCTCCTCCG GACTGCACTGAGAAAACTTGCAAAAGGCCAAAAGTATGTAAAAG gCCTTGTATCCTGATCATGGACTCTCTGAAACTGTCAATCCACAAGCGTGTCGTCAAACTTTTACGAGA gtacctGCAGGTGGAGTGGGAGGTTCGGAGAGGTGTGTGTCGTGACTTCAGTCCTGAGGTGATGGTGGGATCCAGCTGTAAAGTCCCCCTGCAGGACAACAGCAGCGACTGCGGCCTTTACCTGCTTCACTACGCAGAAACATTTTTACAG GACCCTGTCGTGCACTTTGACCTACCTCTGCGATTGGAGCGCTGGTTTCCACGGCAGCAGGTGCGGCGGAAACGGGACGAGATCCGGAACCTGATCCTGCGCCTGTGTCGCTTCCAGTCGGGcatgatgggaaatgtagttccaCGAGGAACTACGGCGGCACATTAG